A window of the Hordeum vulgare subsp. vulgare chromosome 5H, MorexV3_pseudomolecules_assembly, whole genome shotgun sequence genome harbors these coding sequences:
- the LOC123396852 gene encoding protein WIR1A-like, with amino-acid sequence MASTGSRPSRVLLQIALLVVVAAVIINSSVCLGAVVGSGALNPSRPDFPSPRGGPYTGRPCRTYYECRGGPPAGGKP; translated from the exons ATGGCGTCTACCGGCAGTCGTCCCAGCAGGGTGCTCTTGCAGATCGCTCTCTTGGTCGTCGTCGCGGCGGTCATCATCAACAGCTCCGTCTGCCTTGGAGCCGTCGTAG GCTCTGGTGCTCTCAACCCTAGCCGCCCTGATTTCCCGTCGCCGCGTGGTGGACCATACACCGGCCGGCCGTGCCGCACATATTACGAATGTCGTGGTGGACCACCCGCAGGTGGCAAACCCTGA